The Helicobacter fennelliae nucleotide sequence GCAAAAATCAAAATCAAAATCGCAGGAAGCATAGAAAGAGTGCCGTATTTGATGATAGGCAGCAAAGAATCTGTCTCAAGATGCCTGATAGAAATAACAAAAGTAACACACAATGTAATGCAACCACCCCAAAACAGCGCAAAGCCCGTCTGTGTATGCTGAAGCATAGCGATAGGACTTAGGCTTTTGCACTCTTGATACCCGCTCCAAAATATCATTCCAGCCACGCTTGTAATCAGCACCCCGATAGGCAAAACCAAAAGCCAAATATGGGAGCTTGAATGTTTTTGAGATTGGAGAAAATCGCTCACACCGACATTGCGATTTTTTCGCATGGCTTTGAGATTAATCTGCCAAAATATAGTCAAAATCACGCCAAGAAGCGCAAACCATGCATAATAATTATACACAACGCTTGAAAGCAATGCAAAAAATCCGCCACCACCTATTCCGCTGATTTGTTGCGCGATATGTTTTTCTTCCAAAATACCTATGATATACGCGCCCCAGCTTGATATGGGGATAAGGATACAAATCGGCGCAGAGGTAGAATCTATAATATACGCGAGTCGCTCGCGCGTGGAGTGATTGACATCATTGAGGTATTTTGAGATTTGCCCGACTGTGAGGGCATTGAAATAATCATCAATAAAAACAACAATTCCCGCTACAAACGCTACAAACTCTGAACCTTTGGCAGTTTTGATCCTTGTCCTAGCCCACTTGACAAATGCGCCTATACCTCCAGAATGCGCGATTGTCTGCGTAAGGATACCAAGCAAAATCAAAAATCCAAAGACATACAAGCTATTTGATTTAATCTCTATCGCGCCTGATTGGCTAGTGTAAAACACCCCAGCAATATGCGTAAAAATATAGCCTAAAATCCCCAAAAAATCACCATAGTTCATCATTATACTAGCGATCACAATACCCACAAACAACGATAACACAACGCGTTTCGTGATAAACACAAGTGTAATCACACACAAAGGCACCACTAAGCTTAATGCAGAATCTGAATACATCTAGCTCACTTTATTTGTCAGTATCAATCGTCCGCGTCTGCATTTCGTAAGGAATTTTTTTCTTATCCCATTGCCTATTTTTGTAGGTATTATT carries:
- a CDS encoding Na+/H+ antiporter NhaC family protein; the protein is MYSDSALSLVVPLCVITLVFITKRVVLSLFVGIVIASIMMNYGDFLGILGYIFTHIAGVFYTSQSGAIEIKSNSLYVFGFLILLGILTQTIAHSGGIGAFVKWARTRIKTAKGSEFVAFVAGIVVFIDDYFNALTVGQISKYLNDVNHSTRERLAYIIDSTSAPICILIPISSWGAYIIGILEEKHIAQQISGIGGGGFFALLSSVVYNYYAWFALLGVILTIFWQINLKAMRKNRNVGVSDFLQSQKHSSSHIWLLVLPIGVLITSVAGMIFWSGYQECKSLSPIAMLQHTQTGFALFWGGCITLCVTFVISIRHLETDSLLPIIKYGTLSMLPAILILIFAWAIGPIINDDMQTGIYLANLCQDVLQSHSSVLLPLVLFAISCFIGFATGTSWGTFAIILPIAASLAQSTHTDFTLAIAAVLSGAVYGDHASPISDTTILSATGAGCSAQSHFITQFPYVNICAFGAIIAFGVASVSTSAVLGYLIGGSVIIAIFYYFKHTLSFACHSK